The genome window GCTTCTCGTGGGCGTGGAGGGCCGTTGCCGCTTGTCCCCGGGAGGGGAGGCGTCTTGATGACGCCGATCGTGGTGGCGGGCGCGTGCCCGATGGGCGAGGCCCTCGGGCCGGGCGGTGCCGTCGGCGGTGGCCGAGAGGTCAGAACCCCTGATCCTCGCCGGCCCCCGGCACGAACCCGGCCGGGCTGAAGTGGTGCCGCGCGGCGCTGCCCACGATGCGGGGCAGCAACAGCGCCCAGAACCGGGTCAGTACGACCCGCTCCAGCCAGCGGACGTCGCTCTCTCCCCGGGCCTGCAGGCCGGCCCCCACGGCGACCACGACGGCCGCCAGCTCCTCGGGCGAGGCGTCGGACACCAGGGCCCCCTCGCCGTCCGCGCGCGCGAGCGTGGCCTCGACCCATCGCTGCCAGTCGCCCCACAGGTCCGGCGCCGCCTCGGAGTGCTCGCCGCGACCGCTGAGCCGGAAGCCGACCCGCAGCACCACGTTCCGCCCGAGCTCCTGCACGAGGTCGTGGCTGGCGTCGATGAGCGCCTGCACGGTGTGGAGGTCACGCGGGCGGGTGACCCGGCGCAGCTGCGCCTCCGCCTCGACGACCACGGTGTCCAGGAGCGCCGTCTTGTTGGGGAAGTGGAAGTGCAGCGCCCCGTTGCTGACGCCGGCCCTGGCGCTGATGGCCGCCAGCGAGACCGAGGCCGGGCCCTCCTGGTCCAGCAGTTCGGCCGCAGCCTTGATGAGGGCGTTGCGCGTACGGATCGCGCGTTCCTGCGTGGCCATGGGCTCCGTCACTCTCCGTTCACCATCGAGATACCAGGCTAACAAACCGACGAAGCGGTTTGCAGATGGAAGAGGCCTGTGTGCGGTATTCGGCTGGGAACGGACGTCTGCCGCGTACCCGGATCAGGCCCGTACACGCACAAGGGGCCTGCCTGCGGGGTAAAGGGCACCGGCACCGTCGGCCGGGAGCTGTCCGTCGCGTGCGCAAGGTGATCGGCCGGGATCTGCCGCAGGCCCCGGCGCCCCCGAGTCCGGTGTGGTCCCGGTCGGCCGCACGCCCTCCGTCGACCGGGCGGCGACCGCGCTCGGAATCCCGCCGGACCACCTCCGGGCGGCCTTCGTGCGGATCACCGAACGGCTCGGACTCGACGCGGCCCCGCCCGGGGTGGGTTCGGCGAGGGTGTTGCAAACCGCTAAAGCGGTATGTTTTCCTGGGTTGAAGCCGACCGAGTGAGGGCGGATCCCCCAGGAGGGGCCTCTCGTTTCTCGACAAAATGGACTCCCGCAGCCGTGCCTCCATCCCCCGGGGCACGGTTGCGGGCCGTTTTGCGTAGGTTGGTCAGAATTTTCGGTGGCGTCGGGCCGACGGACCCCGTTGCGGAAAACCAGCCAACGGGCGGGGTAAAAAAACCCGTCCCCCTGGTATGTTTCTGCCACGGCTGAGAGGGCCACGGGGGAATGCAGAGCTGTGGCCCGCCCGTAACGGGGAGGAGCGAACACGTCATGAACGTCTCAGGCGCTCACGCCGAGTCCACGGACCGCCGGGAAGGGCCCAGGCCGGGTCTGCGGCTGGCCGTCGCGGGCGGTACCGAGGCACCGCCGTCCGGCTCCGCCTCCGCCGACGACCGGAGCGGGGGCACGGGCGAGGAGGGGCGGGCACGACGGACCGCCGTCGTGGACATCGACTCGCTCCACGCGTCCGACTCGCCGCGGCTCGGCGGCGAGAACCGCGACCATGTGCGGATGCTCGCCGAGCAGGAGGACCCGCTGCCGCCGGTCCTGGTGCACCACCCGTCGATGCGGGTCATCGACGGTATGCACCGGCTCGCCGCGGCCCGGCTGCGCGGGGCCGACACGATAGCCGTCGAGTACTTCGACGGCGACGAGGGCGAGGTCTTCGCCCTCTCCGTCGAACTGAACATCGCGCACGGCCTCCCGCTCTCGCAGGCCGATCGCGCCGCCGCCGCCGAGCGCATCCTCGACAGCCACCCGTACTGGTCCGACCGCCGTGTCGCCACCAACGCGGGGCTCGCGCCCAGCACGGTCGCGGCGATCCGGCGCCGTTCAACGAGTCGAAGCGACCAGTTGAACGCGCCCCGGGTCGGCCGGGACGGCCGGGTACGGCCGTTGCAGGCGACCGAGGGGCGGCTGCGGGCCAGCCAGGTCATCGCCGCGAACCCCACCGCGTCGCTCCGGGAGATAGCCGAGCGGGCCGGGATCGCCACCGCCACGGCGAAGGACGTACGGGACCGGCTGCGCCGGGGGCAGGACCCGCTGCCGCAGGGGCAGCCGGCCAAGCGGGTCGCTCCGGCTGGCACGCCGTCGGGCGCTTCGCGGGAGGAGCCGGGGCGAGGCGCGGGAGGTGGGGGCGGTGGCGCGGCCGGTGGCCGGAGCACCGCGCACATGTCGGCGGCGGCGATCGGGCTGATCCTGCCGAACCTGCGGAAGGACCCGTCGCTGCGCACGGAGGCGGGGCGGATGCTGCTGCAGATGCTCAGCGTGCACGCGATCGGGGACGAGGCGCGGTGGCGGCGGTTGGCGCAGAGCGTGCCGGGGCATCGGGCGCCGGTGCTCGCGCAGGCGGCGCGGCGTTGTGCGGATCACTGGCTGCGGCTGGCCAATGAGCTGGAGATGCGGCGGGGCTGAGTTCTGTGCCGCCTGGCCGCCGTCGGGGTTCCGGGTGGATCGGCGACTTCCGGTCGTCCTGTGGCTGGTCGCGCAGTTCCCCGCGCCCTTTCGGGCGCGGTTGCGGGCGTGTTTTCTCAGGGCGCCCCCTCTTCCGCACTTTCTCCAGCAGATTGCTCGCGACTTTCTCAAGTAATTCCATCG of Streptomyces griseiscabiei contains these proteins:
- a CDS encoding ScbR family autoregulator-binding transcription factor, with translation MATQERAIRTRNALIKAAAELLDQEGPASVSLAAISARAGVSNGALHFHFPNKTALLDTVVVEAEAQLRRVTRPRDLHTVQALIDASHDLVQELGRNVVLRVGFRLSGRGEHSEAAPDLWGDWQRWVEATLARADGEGALVSDASPEELAAVVVAVGAGLQARGESDVRWLERVVLTRFWALLLPRIVGSAARHHFSPAGFVPGAGEDQGF
- a CDS encoding ParB/RepB/Spo0J family partition protein gives rise to the protein MNVSGAHAESTDRREGPRPGLRLAVAGGTEAPPSGSASADDRSGGTGEEGRARRTAVVDIDSLHASDSPRLGGENRDHVRMLAEQEDPLPPVLVHHPSMRVIDGMHRLAAARLRGADTIAVEYFDGDEGEVFALSVELNIAHGLPLSQADRAAAAERILDSHPYWSDRRVATNAGLAPSTVAAIRRRSTSRSDQLNAPRVGRDGRVRPLQATEGRLRASQVIAANPTASLREIAERAGIATATAKDVRDRLRRGQDPLPQGQPAKRVAPAGTPSGASREEPGRGAGGGGGGAAGGRSTAHMSAAAIGLILPNLRKDPSLRTEAGRMLLQMLSVHAIGDEARWRRLAQSVPGHRAPVLAQAARRCADHWLRLANELEMRRG